In Methanothrix sp., a genomic segment contains:
- the fhcD gene encoding formylmethanofuran--tetrahydromethanopterin N-formyltransferase, translating into MEINGVLIDDTFAEAFPIKMARVQITAVTERWAQEAAREATGFGTSVIGCPAEAGIECFVDGRETVDGRPGVNILICNMGLKNLENSLLMRLGQCVLTAPTAAAYNGMDDAETQFDTGRKLSFFGDGYQKSEERFGRKIWNIPLMSGDFIIENSFGAVEGIAGGNFLIQGQNQMSALTAAEVAIDSIRKVEGAITPFPGGVVSSGSKVGSKYKGLKASTNSAFCASLREDGVCVLAEDVSCVFEIVINGVDREAIESAMRAGIHAACQVPGVLQITAANYEGKLGIHRFHLHHVLE; encoded by the coding sequence ATGGAGATCAATGGCGTATTAATCGATGATACCTTTGCTGAGGCTTTTCCCATTAAGATGGCAAGGGTGCAGATCACAGCAGTGACTGAGAGATGGGCCCAGGAGGCGGCCAGGGAGGCCACCGGGTTTGGAACCTCGGTGATTGGCTGTCCAGCGGAGGCAGGAATAGAGTGCTTTGTCGATGGCAGGGAGACCGTCGACGGCCGGCCGGGTGTGAACATTCTGATATGCAACATGGGTCTCAAGAACCTGGAGAACTCATTGCTCATGAGGCTGGGCCAGTGTGTGCTCACTGCTCCCACCGCTGCGGCTTATAACGGCATGGATGATGCAGAAACTCAGTTCGATACCGGCAGGAAGCTGAGCTTCTTTGGCGATGGTTACCAGAAATCGGAGGAGAGGTTTGGACGGAAGATCTGGAATATACCCCTCATGTCCGGCGACTTCATCATCGAGAACAGCTTTGGCGCTGTGGAGGGGATTGCCGGGGGCAACTTCCTGATCCAGGGCCAAAATCAGATGTCGGCTCTGACTGCAGCCGAGGTGGCAATAGACTCCATTCGCAAGGTCGAGGGTGCCATCACCCCCTTTCCGGGGGGAGTGGTCTCAAGCGGATCTAAGGTGGGCTCAAAGTACAAAGGGCTGAAGGCCTCCACCAACTCCGCCTTCTGTGCATCGCTCCGGGAGGATGGAGTCTGCGTGCTGGCGGAGGATGTATCCTGTGTCTTTGAGATCGTGATCAATGGCGTCGATCGGGAGGCAATAGAGAGTGCCATGCGGGCGGGGATTCATGCTGCCTGCCAGGTGCCAGGAGTTCTGCAGATAACTGCCGCCAACTACGAGGGGAAGCTGGGGATTCACCGTTTCCATTTGCATCATGTGCTGGAATAA
- a CDS encoding GtrA family protein — protein sequence MNRENRSGRFVYKFALVGATGAVVNLAVLWFLTEHVHIYYVISALIAIESSIVWNFFLNTKATFNYDFMDMGALFSAMFRYHIISFAGMLINLSVLFALTEGAKIHYLAAESLAILIVFVFNYLSSTNYVWHNPG from the coding sequence ATCAATCGGGAGAACAGGTCGGGGAGATTTGTATATAAATTTGCACTCGTCGGGGCCACAGGGGCTGTGGTCAACCTGGCTGTTCTCTGGTTTCTGACAGAGCATGTGCACATATATTATGTAATATCGGCATTGATAGCAATAGAGTCAAGCATTGTATGGAACTTTTTCCTGAATACCAAGGCAACGTTCAATTACGATTTCATGGACATGGGGGCGCTATTCAGTGCGATGTTCAGGTACCATATCATCTCTTTTGCCGGCATGCTCATCAACCTGTCCGTTCTATTTGCTTTAACGGAAGGAGCAAAAATTCACTATCTTGCTGCTGAGTCCCTGGCGATATTGATTGTATTTGTATTTAATTATCTTTCAAGCACAAATTATGTGTGGCATAACCCCGGATAG
- a CDS encoding pyruvate ferredoxin oxidoreductase subunit gamma, whose product MKEIRLHGRGGQGSVTAAEIIAVAAFEDGRFSQAFPAFGVERRGAPVMAFARIADRPIRVRSQIYEPDYVIVQDVTLLDVVDVASGLKPDGKIIINTDRSPELLKLNTKAEVITIDATHIAMEILGRPIVNTTMLGAFCGASKEIGLESLNKAISERFSGELGKKNLMAIKTAYERVM is encoded by the coding sequence TTGAAAGAGATACGATTGCACGGCCGTGGTGGTCAGGGATCAGTCACGGCGGCCGAGATAATAGCCGTTGCCGCCTTTGAGGACGGAAGGTTCTCGCAGGCTTTTCCGGCCTTTGGAGTTGAGAGGAGGGGTGCGCCAGTTATGGCTTTTGCCAGAATTGCCGACAGACCCATCCGAGTGAGAAGCCAGATCTATGAGCCGGACTATGTCATCGTCCAGGACGTGACCCTTCTGGATGTTGTCGATGTGGCCAGCGGACTGAAGCCGGATGGCAAGATAATAATCAACACCGACCGTTCACCAGAGCTGCTCAAGCTCAATACCAAGGCCGAGGTCATCACCATCGATGCCACCCACATCGCCATGGAGATCCTGGGAAGGCCCATTGTGAACACCACAATGCTCGGAGCATTCTGCGGCGCCAGCAAAGAGATAGGGCTGGAAAGCCTGAACAAGGCCATATCCGAGCGTTTCTCGGGAGAACTGGGAAAGAAGAACCTTATGGCCATTAAAACAGCCTATGAGAGGGTCATGTAA
- a CDS encoding IMP cyclohydrolase, translating into MYVGRIVVVGRARGRSFVAYRVSSRSFPNRIAQVSGKGITISPLNPADLVKNPYISYSCIRTADGLAVVSNGTHTDMIAERIEDGQSPGDAMALSLLAFGYERDELDTPRIAGAVQGERGWLGIASKEELRVKQFGLDEDSALMVATYEKTDFQAISLSAEDSAGMARRAYELSFERPVCAAAAMASSAEDGGGFVLAAYNPD; encoded by the coding sequence ATGTATGTAGGACGGATAGTGGTGGTGGGCCGAGCCCGGGGGAGGAGCTTTGTAGCCTATAGAGTCTCCTCCCGCTCTTTTCCCAACCGGATAGCTCAGGTCTCGGGGAAGGGGATAACCATCTCCCCCCTGAATCCTGCTGATCTGGTAAAAAATCCTTACATCTCTTATAGCTGTATCCGGACGGCAGATGGCCTGGCAGTGGTCTCCAATGGCACCCACACCGATATGATAGCAGAGAGGATCGAGGACGGCCAGAGCCCCGGTGATGCCATGGCCCTGAGCCTGCTCGCTTTCGGCTATGAGAGAGATGAGCTGGATACACCCCGCATCGCCGGGGCAGTGCAGGGGGAGAGGGGCTGGCTGGGGATCGCCAGCAAAGAGGAGCTCAGGGTGAAACAGTTTGGGCTGGATGAGGATTCTGCCTTGATGGTAGCAACCTATGAGAAGACCGATTTTCAGGCCATCTCTCTCTCAGCCGAAGACTCCGCCGGCATGGCTCGCAGAGCCTATGAACTCTCCTTTGAAAGGCCGGTCTGTGCTGCTGCTGCCATGGCAAGCTCTGCGGAAGATGGAGGGGGATTCGTTCTCGCTGCATATAACCCGGATTGA
- a CDS encoding transketolase C-terminal domain-containing protein, producing the protein MTKGSGSDSSMPKNTANMRVVEGSYAVAHAVMCCRPEVISAYPITPQTHIVENLSQMAADGELDSTFLTVDSEFSALSVLVGSTACGGRGYSSTTSQGLALMYEVLYNVSGMRLPIVMTVANRAMGAPLNIWNDHQDSIGARDVGWLQIYVENVQEAVDATLQAYKIAEDPEIRTPIMVCMDGFILTHVYEPVELLDKDKAREFLPDFKPANILDPNNPLTFGAFADPSTYTEFRYQQFVAHQKALEKIDQVARDFQKAFGRYYGGLLDSYYAENAEVILIAMGSVVGTIKDAIDEMRAEGISVGLIKLRCYRPFPVAALRQALAGAKVIAVVEKDVSIGYEAGLVTDLKAAFYNTDIKAPIIGFAAGLGGRDITLKDVRKIVDKALAAEKGIENEFEFLDLREEIL; encoded by the coding sequence ATGACCAAAGGAAGCGGAAGCGATAGCAGTATGCCCAAGAATACTGCCAATATGAGAGTGGTAGAGGGCTCCTATGCAGTAGCCCATGCAGTTATGTGCTGCCGGCCGGAGGTGATCTCCGCCTATCCCATCACCCCGCAGACCCACATCGTTGAGAACCTCTCTCAGATGGCGGCTGATGGCGAGCTGGATAGCACATTCTTGACGGTTGACTCCGAATTCTCCGCCCTCTCCGTTCTGGTCGGCTCCACCGCCTGTGGTGGCAGGGGATACTCCTCGACCACCAGCCAGGGATTGGCCCTGATGTACGAGGTCCTCTATAACGTCTCCGGCATGAGGCTGCCTATAGTGATGACCGTGGCCAATCGGGCCATGGGCGCTCCCCTGAACATCTGGAACGATCATCAGGACTCCATTGGTGCTCGCGATGTGGGATGGCTGCAGATCTATGTGGAGAATGTGCAGGAGGCAGTGGACGCCACCCTTCAGGCCTATAAGATCGCCGAGGACCCGGAGATCAGAACACCCATCATGGTCTGCATGGATGGCTTCATCCTCACCCATGTCTACGAGCCGGTCGAGCTCCTGGACAAGGATAAGGCAAGGGAGTTTCTGCCCGATTTCAAGCCGGCGAATATCCTGGACCCGAACAATCCCCTGACCTTCGGAGCCTTCGCCGATCCCTCCACCTATACTGAGTTCCGCTATCAGCAGTTTGTGGCCCATCAGAAGGCCCTGGAGAAGATAGATCAGGTGGCCAGGGACTTCCAGAAGGCCTTTGGCCGGTATTATGGCGGCCTTCTTGACAGCTATTATGCCGAGAATGCCGAGGTTATATTAATTGCCATGGGCTCAGTCGTTGGCACCATCAAGGATGCCATCGATGAGATGAGGGCAGAGGGCATCAGCGTGGGGCTGATCAAGCTCAGATGTTATCGTCCTTTTCCAGTAGCCGCCCTGCGCCAGGCCCTGGCTGGGGCTAAGGTGATTGCAGTGGTGGAGAAGGATGTCTCCATAGGATATGAGGCCGGGCTTGTGACTGACCTCAAGGCGGCATTCTATAACACCGATATCAAAGCCCCTATCATCGGCTTTGCCGCTGGACTTGGGGGCCGTGATATCACCCTCAAAGACGTAAGAAAGATAGTGGATAAGGCCCTCGCTGCCGAGAAGGGGATCGAGAACGAGTTCGAGTTCCTGGATCTGAGAGAGGAGATTCTTTAG
- a CDS encoding 4Fe-4S binding protein codes for MELKAGKLVDPCSTRMTKTGAWRTFVPVVDHKACIKCSLCAIYCPEGCIHLVDGQFVPDLDYCKGCSVCANECPRMAITMVLEEK; via the coding sequence ATGGAACTGAAGGCTGGTAAACTGGTAGATCCGTGCAGCACCAGAATGACCAAGACTGGCGCCTGGCGGACCTTTGTGCCCGTTGTCGATCATAAGGCATGTATAAAATGCAGTCTCTGTGCAATCTACTGCCCTGAGGGCTGTATCCACCTGGTGGACGGGCAGTTCGTCCCCGACCTGGATTACTGCAAGGGCTGCAGCGTCTGCGCCAATGAATGTCCCCGCATGGCGATTACTATGGTGTTGGAGGAGAAGTGA
- a CDS encoding thiamine pyrophosphate-dependent enzyme: MEKSLLAPGHRACAGCAMPTAIRLILDAAGPNTIVVSPTGCLEVVTTPFPESAWCVPWIHSLFENPAAVASGVEVMLKRRGKDTNVIVIGGDGSTFDIGMGSNSGMFERGHKVLYICYDNEAYMNTGVQRSGSTPFCVHTTTTPSGSESLGNPRPKKDMPAIALAHGVPYVATASVAYPVDLRRKVKEALKINGPSYIQINAPCITGWTFDAGTMIEIARLAVETGLWPLTEYVNGCLVGVKKIRRPKPVEEYLSLQGRYKHLFKKPGGADMLKYIKSLADGNIARFNLVD, from the coding sequence ATGGAAAAATCTTTGCTGGCACCGGGGCACAGGGCCTGTGCGGGATGTGCCATGCCCACAGCCATCAGGCTGATCCTGGATGCGGCTGGGCCGAACACCATTGTGGTCTCGCCCACCGGCTGCCTGGAGGTTGTCACCACTCCCTTTCCGGAGAGCGCCTGGTGTGTTCCCTGGATTCACTCCCTGTTCGAGAACCCCGCAGCAGTGGCCTCCGGCGTGGAGGTCATGCTCAAACGACGGGGCAAGGATACCAATGTGATAGTGATAGGAGGAGACGGGAGCACATTCGACATCGGCATGGGCTCGAACTCCGGCATGTTCGAGCGGGGCCATAAGGTGCTTTACATCTGCTATGACAACGAGGCCTACATGAACACTGGAGTGCAGCGCAGTGGCTCTACCCCCTTCTGCGTGCACACCACCACCACCCCCTCGGGATCGGAGTCTTTGGGCAATCCCCGCCCCAAGAAGGATATGCCGGCCATCGCCCTGGCCCATGGTGTGCCCTATGTGGCCACTGCCTCAGTGGCTTATCCTGTGGATCTGAGAAGGAAGGTCAAGGAGGCCTTGAAGATCAATGGACCATCCTATATCCAGATCAATGCCCCCTGCATCACCGGTTGGACATTCGATGCAGGCACTATGATCGAGATTGCCCGGCTGGCGGTGGAGACGGGTCTGTGGCCCCTAACTGAGTATGTCAACGGCTGCCTGGTGGGCGTGAAGAAGATCCGCAGACCAAAGCCTGTAGAGGAGTATCTGAGCCTGCAGGGGCGCTACAAGCACCTGTTCAAGAAGCCGGGCGGTGCAGATATGCTGAAGTACATCAAGTCCCTGGCCGATGGGAACATCGCCCGGTTCAATCTGGTTGACTGA